The DNA region AATAATTCGCTGTACCGGATCAAGTAAAGCGCGTGCTTGTGATTGCTTCGCACGTTCACCATCATGCCGATCTCGTGCAATAGCGCCGCGACGAACAAGAGCACTTCGTGGCGATCATCCAATCCGTGTTCACCACGAAGCTGATCAAACAATTTCCGAGCCAGCTCGGCGACGTTCCGCGCGTGCGACTCGTCAAAATTGAACTTTCGCCCCAACGACAAAGCCGAACGAACGATCTGGTTGCGGAAGTCGGCGGTCCACGTACCACCGACGGCCATGTCATGCAGTAGGCCGTCTCGCAAGTTGGTGTCGCAAACGTGAATGTTGGTAAGCTCGAAATGCTTTGCCAACAAGGTGTAGGACAACAGTGCCGGCCCAACCGTTTCGGCTTCGATGAAACTGGCGTTGTATCGTTTAACGATCGCGTCTTCGTTCAACGACAACAATTTCTCGGTTAGCTTTTCCAACTTTGCCGTCGGCAGCAGTGCGAGCGAGTTGCCGTCCCAGTCGTCTAGCAATTGGTGAGCCGCGAATCGCATGTCACCGCCCAACGCGATCAAGTGAATCGCCGTATCATTCTTGATCGCATCGGTGATCTGGAGCACGGTCCGGCGAATGTGACTCTCCAACATCGCACGGCGACGTGGTGCGCTGGCCCGGACTCCCTCGAGCGTTTTGACCAATCGCAGTGATCCCAACCGAAACGACTGGCTGTGCAACACGTTGCCGCCACGAACGATCAGCATCTCTGTATTGCCGCCGCCGACTTCGACGACAATGGACTTGCCGTCCGCCAATTCGGGGTGAGCTCGCAAGTGCGGCATCACACCCATGTACGTGATACGGCTTACTTCGGCTTCGTCGATCGGATCGACATTGAAACCCGTCGCGACATAGATTCGGTCGGCAAACGCTAACCGATTGATCGCCTCACGGACCGCCGTGGTCGCGACGACGCGGACATCTTTGGGCGACGTCACGCCGTATTCTCGCAACACACGCTTGTAACGCTTCAGAACCGACGCGGACCTTTCAATGCTGTGCCGCGACAACCGACGATTGTCAAATGCTTCGCGTCCCAATTCGACCGATTGGACCAACGTATCGAGTGTCCGAAACTCTCCATTGGGTTGAATTTCCGCAATCGCCATCCGAATGCTCGTCGCGCCAATGTCGATCACCGCCACCGTACGGACCGTGCCCGGCGGAACGGTCGAAATCGGGTGCTCGGTGGGGGGTGAAGCTTTCAATTTGGACATGAATGCGTGAAAAGCGATACGGGGATAACCTGAGTTCCATCATCATACCGCCAACCTCAAGCCTCGGCAGCGGGACACGCCAACCCCGCATAACTGCCGCGAATCCGGGGCAAAACTGCCAATCCGTCAATCGGCCAACAATCCATACTCGCCGAGCACCGCAATCGCCTCGGGCCCGCCGAAACACTGCCTCGCGTTCCATCCCCTGGCAATCGCCGCATCCACATTCTCGTGCTTGTCATCGATGAACAGGATTTGGTCGGGCGAGACCCCTGCGGCTTTCTCTGCGGCTTCATAGATCCGCGGATGCGGCTTCATCACTCCAACTTCGTAGCTAAGAATCGTGACCTCCAAATCGGCCTTCATCACATCGTAGTTTTGACGGATCACCCAATCCCAATGTGCGTGACAGGTGTTCGACAGAATGCCGACGCGACGACCGCTGCATCGAACGCGATCCATGATGCCCAACATGGGATGAATCGGCGTGAACATGTCGCTGATCGCATCAAGTACTTCGCCGGCAGGCGGCGGGTCGCCC from Rubripirellula tenax includes:
- a CDS encoding Ppx/GppA phosphatase family protein; amino-acid sequence: MSKLKASPPTEHPISTVPPGTVRTVAVIDIGATSIRMAIAEIQPNGEFRTLDTLVQSVELGREAFDNRRLSRHSIERSASVLKRYKRVLREYGVTSPKDVRVVATTAVREAINRLAFADRIYVATGFNVDPIDEAEVSRITYMGVMPHLRAHPELADGKSIVVEVGGGNTEMLIVRGGNVLHSQSFRLGSLRLVKTLEGVRASAPRRRAMLESHIRRTVLQITDAIKNDTAIHLIALGGDMRFAAHQLLDDWDGNSLALLPTAKLEKLTEKLLSLNEDAIVKRYNASFIEAETVGPALLSYTLLAKHFELTNIHVCDTNLRDGLLHDMAVGGTWTADFRNQIVRSALSLGRKFNFDESHARNVAELARKLFDQLRGEHGLDDRHEVLLFVAALLHEIGMMVNVRSNHKHALYLIRYSELFGLSRDELLQVGLVARYHRRAYPQPAHEAYGTLPQSERVMVSKLAAMLRLAIALDDTRSGRVREIRCVIESKRLVINVPGLDDVSLEQVAMRENSGFFRDTFGLPVLLRAGKLE
- a CDS encoding HAD family hydrolase, with the protein product MKIQFVYFDLGNILLSFDFAVAHSNLAKLFGVSPANVKAAVFDSGLEDRFEHGEFTPEQFAQHVCKSIGVTGDPPPAGEVLDAISDMFTPIHPMLGIMDRVRCSGRRVGILSNTCHAHWDWVIRQNYDVMKADLEVTILSYEVGVMKPHPRIYEAAEKAAGVSPDQILFIDDKHENVDAAIARGWNARQCFGGPEAIAVLGEYGLLAD